A stretch of the Xiphophorus couchianus chromosome 15, X_couchianus-1.0, whole genome shotgun sequence genome encodes the following:
- the il20ra gene encoding interleukin-20 receptor subunit alpha: MWTKLIFVALSLLRCAVSSSPPKPINVSFSSVNLRNVLHWFPGNGTPEGTLFTVQYAIYGNPREVRKGKREHWRAVDQCTKIIRTWCDLSAETRDEEERYYARVRALGRNSSSKWTETNKRFDPKSETILGPPLVSVEIENNSAVVTINGPVRYSPNNHTPALTMKTIYHRMSYNLSIFSTHRNQVLHFPVENSLFKYHMMDYNTEYCFSAKSRFLSIPLQSMSSVWHCITTPQDPIIMQLQRVVVGIVVPSLCICIIVLVSYLLYNYLSGKEQTSPPILNQLSFHPCPVVFLPDHATLQLTSIIPNKPPPGMQPFIPYPSLRPPNPYAPQRSDVQQEPEEPMNNLSDDYAAVITKKVSGENTRQRESEEGVAVNNLKDEHQKNADCHEKKDVKIKDDSSSSGYKPQAETFGQSPTQTEVSALLQRLPCSPGPPVLPSQTQAPTQSNQRSFSDKQTIDNNTESSALWFTKNLQTGTFNVHLNLPLLKEEGKREEIKGGEQKQNQCENVPLLSEYASQVIPTMPTVHSQRSDCLSDEYGALIQAKEAEAGHFKRVMCSNWNPEDMQEMLPMPGMTFNVNERLGGMQPSDSGKEDNIGGTFEGMYMTRNHLKLENVLLRQTSDEEAGSQIEEEEANGIWSSQMMTRRN; encoded by the exons ATGTGGACTAAGCTCATTTTTGTTGCCCTTTCTCTTCTGCGCTGCGCAG tctcctcctctcctcccaaACCGATTAATGTCAGCTTCTCTTCCGTGAACCTGAGGAATGTTCTGCACTGGTTTCCAGGAAATGGCACACCAGAAGGCACACTCTTTACTGTGCAATATGCCAT CTACGGAAACCCCAGGGAGGTCAGAAAAGGAAAACGGGAGCACTGGAGAGCAGTGGACCAGTGCACCAAGATCATACGGACTTGGTGCGATCTGAGTGCTGAGACGCGGGATGAGGAAGAAAGATACTACGCCAGAGTTCGCGCATTGGGAAGAAATTCATCTTCAAAATGGACTGAGACAAACAAAAGATTTGATCCAAAGTCAGAGA CAATTTTAGGCCCTCCACTGGTTTCTGTGGAAATAGAGAACAACAGTGCAGTTGTCACTATAAATGGGCCGGTGAGGTATTCACCAAACAACCACACCCCAGCGCTTACCATGAAAACGATCTACCATCGCATGTCTTACAACCTCTCCATCTTCAGCACCCACCGCAATCAAGTG CTTCATTTTCCAGTGGAGAACAGCCTGTTCAAATATCACATGATGGACTACAATACAGAATATTGCTTCTCTGCCAAATCAAGATTCCTCTCCATACCACTGCAGTCCATGTCCTCTGTTTGGCACTGCATAACCACACCTCAAG ACCCTATTATTATGCAGCTGCAGCGAGTGGTTGTGGGGATTGTTGTTCCATCGCTTTGCATCTGTATAATTGTGTTGGTCAGTTACCTTCTCTACAACTACCTGAGTGGGAAGGAACAGACAAGCCCACCTATATTG AATCAACTATCCTTTCACCCATGTCCCGTTGTGTTCCTCCCTGATCATGCCACCCTGCAGCTAACCAGTATTATTCCCAATAAGCCACCTCCTGGGATGCAACCCTTCATTCCATACCCTTCACTGCGTCCCCCGAATCCATATGCACCTCAGAGGTCAGATGTACAACAAGAACCTGAAGAACCCATGAATAATTTATCAGATGACTATGCCGCTGTCATCACTAAAAAAGTTAGTGGAGAGAACACAAGACAGAGGGAGTCTGAGGAAGGAGTTGCTGTGAATAACTTGAAGGATGAGCACCAGAAAAATGCAGATTGTCACGAGAAGAAAGATGTTAAAATTAAAGATGATAGTTCTTCTAGTGGGTACAAGCCTCAAGCTGAAACATTCGGGCAGTCACCTACGCAGACAGAGGTTAGTGCTTTATTGCAGCGTTTGCCATGCTCCCCAGGGCCCCCTGTTTTACCATCACAAACTCAGGCACCAACCCAATCTAATCAGAGATCATTTAGTGATAAGCAAACTATAGATAACAATACAGAGTCCTCAGCTTTGTGGTTTACCAAAAACCTACAAACTGGTACATTTAACGTCCATCTAAACCTACCATTGTTGAAGGAGGAAGGAAAGAGGGAAGAGATAAAGGGAGGtgagcagaaacaaaatcagTGTGAGAATGTTCCTCTTCTTTCTGAGTATGCCTCTCAGGTCATCCCAACCATGCCCACTGTCCACTCACAACGGTCTGACTGCTTGTCAGATGAGTACGGTGCTCTGATTCAAGCGAAGGAAGCAGAGGCAGGTCATTTTAAGAGGGTGATGTGTAGTAACTGGAATCCTGAGGACATGCAAGAAATGCTGCCCATGCCAGGGATGACCTTTAACGTCAACGAAAGGTTGGGTGGCATGCAGCCTTCAGACAGCGGCAAAGAGGACAATATAGGAGGAACATTTGAGGGGATGTATATGACAAGGAATCACCTGAAGTTGGAAAATGTGCTTCTCAGACAAACAAGTGACGAAGAGGCTGGCTCACAGatagaggaagaggaagcaaaTGGGATTTGGTCATCTCAAATGATGACTAGAAGAAATTAA